The following is a genomic window from Alphaproteobacteria bacterium.
ACCGTCGTCCTGCCGGGGCTGAGCCCGATCGTCGCCGCGACCGAAGCCGAAGCGCAGCGCATGGAGCAGGAACTCAACGACCTGGCCGATCCCGAAGTCGGCCGCCAGCGGCTGTCGGCCCGGTTCGGCGGGCATGATTTCACCCACCTGCCGATGGATACGCCGCTGAAACCGGAGGATTTCCCCGATCCCGCCACGGTGGAGGCGGCGCGCAGCCGCACCGAACTGATCGTCGGGCTGGTCCGGCGCGAAGGGCTGACCCTGCGGCAGCTGTTGTCGAAACTGGCCGGGGCGCGCGGGCATTTCACCTTTGCCGGCACGCCGGAACAGACCGCCGACCTGATCCAGAACTGGTTCGACAACGGCGCCGCCGACGGCTTCAACATCATGCCGCCGGTCCTTCCGGCCATGCTGGACACCTTCATCGAACAGGTCGTGCCGATCCTGCAGCAGCGCGGGCTGTTCCGCACGGAATACGAAGGCGCGACGCTGCGCGACCATTACGGGCTGGCGCGCCCGGACGCCGGCTTCGGCGCGGCGGGGGCGCAGGCGGCGGACTGAGCGCCGCTATCGCATCCGCCCGATAACCCCGGGCATCACGCAACCTGCCTTCTGCCTGGCGCGCAGCAGCCCTACACCGGAACGGTTCCGCGCAACACGGTGCGATGCAGGACGCGCGCATGTGTGGTGAAGTCGAAATCGTCCGACGCCCGGTGCACAAGACAGCGATTGTCCCACATGACAAGGTCGCCCGGCTGCCACCGGTGCCGGTAGACGAAACGCGGCGCCGTCGCATGCGCCAGCAGTTCCCCCAGCAGGGCGCGCCCCTCTTCGACGGGCAGTCCTTCGATATGCGATGTGTGATTGCCCAGATACAGCGCCTTGCGACCGGTATCGGGATGCGTGCGCACCAGTGGATGGGCGACCGGCGGCGCGCTCCGGGCCTCCTCTTCGGTCGCGGGACGGCTGCCCGAATTGATCCGCGACTGCGCCCAGCTGTGCACCGCCTTCATTCCGTCGATCCGGGCCTTTGTTGTTTCCGGCAACGCTTCGTAGGCAAGGTGCAGGTTCGCAAAGGCGGTATCGCCGCCCGCGGGCGGTACCTGCACGGCATAGAGCAGCGTCGCCATCGCCGGCACCGCCATGTAGGATGCATCCGTGTGCCAGA
Proteins encoded in this region:
- a CDS encoding TauD/TfdA family dioxygenase, producing the protein MALTAEHDSLGIAALDGAFGAAVAGVDLGGTLADAEFATIRDAFLASQILVFRGQQLDKPAQIRFTERFGELELPLNRDYLGADYPALHVVTNLDTEGRLKDRKVLANPGNYFWHTDASYMAVPAMATLLYAVQVPPAGGDTAFANLHLAYEALPETTKARIDGMKAVHSWAQSRINSGSRPATEEEARSAPPVAHPLVRTHPDTGRKALYLGNHTSHIEGLPVEEGRALLGELLAHATAPRFVYRHRWQPGDLVMWDNRCLVHRASDDFDFTTHARVLHRTVLRGTVPV